From Alienimonas californiensis, a single genomic window includes:
- a CDS encoding class I SAM-dependent methyltransferase: MSPDARSTQGADAPRSPGPPLSDVRWLEYLRERPDLVAAAAERGNAPAEQAALRKEHPAEAVAAALTLAELRGRAVEKFRLGDRMWFDRVRLEQATGEAVARHKARRFAARMNAGEPGASAPGGNGSPVLDLCGGLGGDAIALAEFVPVRTVDRDPVAGWMATQNAALHGVSDRVTAETASAEEVNVSGAFVHLDPDRRPGGERGAKRREKRLEDYAPDLSFMRSLAASAAGGAIKVSPASNWGGKFPDCEIELISHGGECREATVWFGSLADPGVHRATVLLDDDTHTLAADPFAAIPTVGPIADYLYDPDPSVVRAGLVDELCERTGLQRLDDAEEYLTGPRVETPFATAFRVLAVCPNNARRYRAAIGETGAGDVEVKCRHLPTDAAAVRRKLPLTPGGPRRTLIFAKLEGKAAAVVCERA, encoded by the coding sequence CCGCTCGCCAGGGCCGCCGCTGTCCGACGTGCGGTGGTTGGAGTACCTCCGCGAGCGCCCCGATCTCGTCGCGGCGGCCGCCGAGCGGGGGAACGCCCCGGCGGAGCAGGCTGCCTTGCGGAAGGAGCACCCCGCGGAGGCCGTCGCCGCGGCCCTCACGCTGGCCGAACTCCGAGGCCGGGCCGTCGAAAAGTTTCGCCTCGGCGACCGCATGTGGTTCGACCGGGTCCGGCTCGAACAGGCCACCGGCGAAGCCGTCGCCCGGCACAAGGCCCGCCGGTTCGCCGCACGAATGAACGCAGGCGAGCCGGGGGCGTCAGCCCCCGGAGGGAACGGCTCGCCGGTGTTGGACCTCTGCGGCGGGCTGGGCGGGGACGCGATCGCTCTGGCGGAGTTCGTCCCCGTCCGCACCGTGGACCGCGACCCCGTCGCCGGCTGGATGGCGACGCAGAACGCCGCCCTCCACGGCGTGTCCGACCGGGTGACGGCGGAAACGGCGTCCGCGGAGGAGGTGAACGTGTCCGGGGCGTTCGTGCACCTCGACCCGGACCGCCGCCCCGGCGGGGAACGTGGGGCCAAACGGCGGGAGAAGCGGCTCGAAGATTACGCCCCGGACCTGTCGTTCATGCGGTCCCTCGCCGCGTCGGCGGCCGGCGGGGCGATCAAGGTCAGCCCGGCCTCGAACTGGGGCGGCAAGTTCCCCGACTGCGAAATCGAGCTGATCTCCCACGGCGGCGAGTGCCGCGAGGCGACCGTCTGGTTCGGTTCCCTCGCCGACCCCGGCGTGCACCGGGCGACTGTGTTGCTGGACGACGACACGCACACCCTCGCCGCCGACCCGTTCGCCGCGATTCCGACCGTCGGGCCGATCGCGGACTACCTCTACGACCCCGACCCGTCGGTCGTGCGGGCCGGGCTGGTGGACGAGCTGTGCGAACGGACCGGCCTTCAACGGCTGGACGACGCGGAGGAGTACCTCACCGGACCGCGGGTCGAGACCCCGTTCGCCACCGCGTTTCGGGTGCTGGCGGTCTGCCCGAACAACGCCCGCCGCTACCGGGCCGCGATCGGCGAGACGGGGGCCGGCGACGTGGAGGTGAAATGTCGCCACCTGCCGACCGACGCCGCCGCCGTCCGCCGCAAACTGCCGCTCACGCCGGGCGGGCCGCGGCGGACGCTGATCTTCGCCAAGCTCGAAGGCAAAGCCGCCGCGGTGGTGT